The Hemiscyllium ocellatum isolate sHemOce1 chromosome 1, sHemOce1.pat.X.cur, whole genome shotgun sequence DNA window ATTTGGCAGTTCCCATTACAGATTCATCACTCCACACATATTTTCATTCTGCTTCTCTGTTGTTAGCACTGATTTGTGTAATGTAATTATTCCCTTTCATGTAGTTGTAAACAATCAATGTtactaaaaacaaattaaaaaacaTATTGGCAAGCAAATCTTGATCTTAATTCTAAAATGCAGCTTTGGTATAATTTTAGTTCTGCATAAGACAAAGTTTTACTCTTTGTTTGACAGAGCAAAATTCTTAATGTCAGAAATTGTTTCGTATCTTTAAGATGAGCATAATTTTATTTTACAATTCTTCCTTTAAACCAAACTGTAAAATCTTCTTATTTATATTTTTCTGAATAATTATCCAAAGGTTATGAAGTTAAATTATTTTTTCAAATTATTTTGGATTATCGTGTCTGTGTACAATAATTAACCGTGCcaaaatgctgaaaatgaaaATACATCTGAGAATTGTGTCTTTTATGTATCAAACAGAATGATAATAATAGTATTCCTGGTCTATAACTGAGGAGATAAGAAGCAAAGTGGTAGAACGTCAAATCAGAAAACCAGCATGTGATAGCTATGGTTTCCAAACCACACAGAGCTTCCAGAAAGCAAAATCTATCTTTTATGACCTTGACATAGAAATTGCAAGAAGGCTGACTTAACATTAAAATCATGAAGGCAATTATGTGCTTAACACTGGAGGCTATTAATGATTCAGTAGGTAGAAGGTATGGTGATATTTATGTAATAACGACCAGTAAAAAACTGTTTTTATTTGCAGAGTTTGTGCTGCACCAGGTCTTACCATATGAGTCTATATCTGTGAACGCATTCTCTTTTAAGGATGATGTGTATGTAGCAATTGCCGAACCTAATGTAGGAAACTGCAGAGTACTTGAATGGAGCTACATTGAGATGAATTTTAGAAGTTATGACAATATAACTGGTATGTATGAACCTAAGTAATGGCTATTAAATGTATTTGTGTGTAACTTATTTGAATCCCTGTTAATATTTTAACGTCCTACGTAACCACATGGTGTTATCTGGCCCTCAGCCATACAAAAAGGGAAGGAAGGAACGGCCTTGTCACATCTTTTAGATGTGGAGAAGCCATTGTTgaactagggtggacaaagtgaaaaatcaactaggcagaagtgggtactgcagtgggtactggagattagagtcaagactagagtggtgctggaaaaccacagcaggtcagactgcaactgaggagcaggaaaattgccgtttcggacaaaagcccttcatcaggaatgaggttgagagactctggggtggagagataaatgggagggggtggggctgcggagaaggtagctgagagtgcaataggtggatggaggtgggaatgaaggtaataggtcagagaggagggtggagtggatagatgggaaggaagattgacaggtgggacaggtaatgaggatggtgctgagctggaaggttggaactggggtatggtggggagaggggaaatgaggaacctggtgaagtccacattgatgccatggggttgaagtgttctgaggcggaagatgaggcgttcttcctccaggcgttggttggtgagggagtgctggtggaggaggcctagaatctgcatgtcctcagcagagcgggagggggagttaaaacaTTCACCCACAGGGTAGTGGGATTATTTGATggaggtgtcccggagatgttctttcaggacctgatgaagaagcaacactctgaaagctagtgcttccaaataaacctgttggactgtaacctggtgttgtgtgatttctaacatcTCTTAGAGATATACTGAAACACTTCACATGTAATGAAAAACTTTCTCATCTTGGTAGACAGGCTTAGAGCTGATCTCTGTTGTGCAGTGAGTTGCCCCTGCCATGTGCTTTTTTGATCCCTGCCATGAGCTGAGTTGATCTTTGTCATGAGCTGAGATGATCCCTGCTATTTTTTGAGTTGATCTCTTTTCTGTGCTGAGTTGGTCCCTGCTGTGAGCTGAGCTGATCCTTGCTGTGTGCTGCATTGTTGATTTCAGCTCAGATACCAGTGAAAGACTCACAAAGGGTGTTGGTTGtgcaggtgagagagaaaaaaacatcaaGGAGGGTCTCAGATCCTGATATCCATCCATCAGTGTTGGAAACTCCACGTGCATTAAAATCAAGTGAGAACAGGATAACATTTTGTCTTCTGCCATTTGCTCTGTAGGGTCACCCATGTTGGTGATGCATAAAGGAGCTTCGGTGTCACTGGACTACACTGCACTTCCAAATCAACCCTCAGCTCTTGGAGGAGAGGATGTCAGGGTTATGCTAATAATGTCATATTTCAGTTCAGAATTTACTGAAGTCTTAATTACATTGTTCTAGTCAATTGTGCTAGGCTGGCCATTGATAATGCATTTGTGTAGGTTTATACAATTTATAAACCAGTGATGTGACTTTGTATAAACAATGTTTTGCTGGCTGACTCTTGACTGTAAAATCAAGGTTGTGTACATTACATCAGTATATCCAATACACTGGATTTGATTATGTCATCTTTGCATTATCTATGATTCAGTCAGAATGATAGTAGCCATGAGGTAGGAACTGCTAAAGGACTATTTCAATATGCTTCAGTTTTTAAGAATGAATAATTAAACACAAATGAAGATAAAGAATCAAAAATCTATATCAGTAGCAAGTCAAACATAGGGAAGAATTCCAGCCTCCAAGTGGAGTAGTCAGGTGGGAAATGAAAATGAAAGAATATGAATTTATAAACCAAACTAATTAATGTCAGTATTTCAAGTTCCACACTTCCTGGATTATATATTTGTGGAAAATTATTAGAAAGCAATGTGGACATATTATTACTGTTTTATATATAATTTGCACTCAATCTTAGTTCAATTTGCCATCTCATTTTGAGATTCTCCCATTATATACCAGTCTGAGTCTCAGCGTGAAGATGTAACTGAGTTTCAAGCCTCAGTCAGTGGCATTGTACAACTGGTAGCGAGGAAGTGCAAATGCAGTGTATGCTAAATATTCATGAGGGTCATTAATGTGGGTTTCCCAAATTGTTTGATGCAGAGGTCTGCCTTACACCTGATGTTGACAGCAAACCAAAACATGAACATGAAATCCTTTGGACACAGACAGTGTGCACAAAGTTTATTGTAGCCTAGATGTCAACAGAGCAACCTTGAAAATGAGCAAAAGTTGAGTAATAGTTTCAACAATTTGACAAAACCCTCAATGTAACACATCAACAGACTGAATGTGAAAAGAATTGTTATGCAGACTTTGTcacaggccaatgggctgaggagtggcagatggagtttaatttagatcaatgtgaggtgctgcatttggaaaggccaatcagggcaggacttatacacttaatgttaaggtccaggggagtgttgctgaacaaagagactgtgGAGTGTAGATTCattgcttcttgaaagtggagtcacaggtagatagagagTGAAAAAGGTGCTTGGTACATTTTTGgtcagtataggaattgggaagtcatgttacggctgtacaggacattggttagatcacttttggaatactgcttgcaattctggacaccctgctataggaaggatattgtgaaacttgaaagggtgctgtcagggttggagagtttgagctattgggagagactgaatagactggggctattttccatggagcattggaggctgagggatgcccTTTATAAAGGTCCTTTATAAagcgatttataaaatcacgaggagcatggCTAAggtaaatagaccaggtcttcttccggggtgggggagtccaaaactacaagtttaaggtgagaggggaaagatttaaaaggacctaagggggaaattattcacgcagagggtggtgcgtgtatagaatgagctgccagaggaagtgatggtgactggtacaattgcaacaattaaaagacatgtggctggatatatgaataggaaggctttagaaggatatgggccaaatgctgacaaatgggactaaatttatttaggatatctggtggacatggacaagttggaccaaggattggtttctgtgctgtatatctctatgactctatgatgtaaATAATACAAAGTTCCAAAACCATCAGTCCTTCTGATTGTGAGTACAGGTCAATAAAGCCGTGAAAGAAATGCAACAGGATTTTAGGTTTCACAATTGGGATGTCCTGGTGTCTGTTGAGATTCTCATAACGTAAGAGAATGATACCAGAAAGGTCAGAAATTATGGTAATGGCTTTTGGTCCCCACAAGACCTTCTCTTCCTCCGAACTAATGTCTACTAGTCTTGTTTTGTAGGCCTAGGTCTCTGCTAATTTACTGCTTTTTTGGGCCTTTCTGCTCCTTTAACTGGCAACCTGTTCTGCTGGTGCTGCAGCACTGGTGTCTAATTAATGTTGCAGCCAGTTACTGGCTGGATCCATCTCTAAGTTATGAATCACCATgcctcagtgatggtaacaacaGCTGATCTAAGGAAATGGATTAGGTTTGAGACAGTTTCAAAAGTGAATGGAAAAGGCTCATTCTTTCAGAATTGTATGCGTGTGTGTTTTTTTCTATCTGCATCTCCCAATGCTTAATAGCTGTTATGATTCAGATTGTGAATATAATATGTGATAATCAGATAATTAGTGGCTGGTTGCTTCaaaattcaatgttttgttttttaaaaggAACTAAAATATGGGAAGAAAGCACATCTCTCTAAGCAGAACCATGTTCTCCCCtttccttatctccataaccactCTTCCTCCAGACCTACTACCTGTGAAGGATCTTCATACTCCTCCAATTCTGACCACTGCTGCATTCCCAATTTTTGAGCGTGCAATTGGTGATTTGATCTGTAACTTAATAAACATTGCACTCCTGTTGATAGCTGTATTTTCAGCTGGTTTCCCAAACCCTTTTGTTTCCACCTCTCCTTCTGTTTTTAAATTGGCCTGTAAAACTTTTTTGATTAAGTTTTCAGTCATCTATCCTAATATAGTTTTGTATAACTTGATGTCAAATTTGTTCCTGAAAAGCATGTGGGATGCTTTACTGCATTAAAAGCATGCATAACTGCAATTTGATATTGTTTTGAGCAGCCTCTTcaatgtctttctttctctctccctctctggtaTACAGGCACTTTTTGAAAGAAGTGTTCATCAACACATCTTTCACATTTATTGAGGTGTGTGTATTTGGCATTGCGTGGCCTTACCTAATGAATGCAATATGAGATAACAGCTCTGTACTACTTTTACAGGTCAATCGATAGTTGGATGTAAAGCAGTACCTATTCAAGAACAAGTCTTTGTGATAGTTGCACAACTCTTTGGTAATTCTGTCATTTACAAATATAATGAGAGCTGGACCAAATTTGTGAAATTTCAAGAGATCAACGTTTCTCAGATTTCAAAACCAAATGATATTGAGGCATTCCAGATTGAAAATGAATGGTTCTTCATAATAGTCGACAGTTCAAAAGCTGGGTTATCAACAATATATAAATGGAGCGGCAAAGGATTTTATCCTTATCAGACTCTGCATGAATGGTTCAGAGACACAGACTCAGAGTATGTCAATAttgatgggaaatcatgtttaatattAACAAGTCAGTCGCAAGATCCAACCATCTTTGAATGgaacaaaaaaacaaaacagTTTGTTCAACAAAGTACAATGCAACATATGGAGGATGTTATAGCTGTGGAAAGTTTTAGAATTAAAAATGATCTGTTCATCTGCCTGACAAAATTTATTGGAGATTCTAAAATTATGAAATGGAATACaacacattttgttgaagttcAAGATCTTCCTTCAAGAGGGTCAATGATACTGCAGCCATTTTCATTTAATGATCGACACTATTTGATCGTAGGAAGTGACTACACTTTCTCTCAGATTTATATTTGGGACAATCAAAAGAAAGCATTCACAAAATTTGAAGAAATGTATGTACAGGCCCCTCGGTCTTTTACTGCTGTATCTACAGATCGAATGGATTTTTTAATTGCTGCAAGTTTTAAAGGTAGCACTCAAATTTTTGAGCACGCAATTGTTGATTTGAGTCTGTAACTTAATAGAAAGACATTGAATCCAAATAGGTGAGTTAGATTGCTATTGAATCTTTTGAAGTAAAAGCAGAGAAAGTTTGAGCAAATATAAAATATTgaacaaaaaaatcaaatataTCATTAGAAGAAAACAGAGCCACGGAAACTGAACAGTTGGGCAGTCTTGCCTTTCTGTGTCTGCTGATTTTCTTCCTGGGAAAAGCTGAAACACGTAATTTTCCCCGTTATCTGTCAAAGATGCAGTTGCATTTACTGTTGTTTTGAAATTGCTAACCTCAAAAACAAAAGTATATTTATTGACTATAACAAAGTAATTTTAGAAATGTGCTTTCCTTTTACTATCAGTACATTACCTGCAGTAGCAAAATATTTATGAAATGAGCTCTTGTTCATTATTAATATATATTCTAAGTTTAGGATATGCATATGACAATTCTAACATGTAATGTTAGGTAATAAGTACAAATGTCCAAGTTTTAAGCAATTGTATAGAATAAAATATTCTTCCTGAATTAACACTATATTAGCTGGCTTACTTGTTGTTAGCACAATCATACTCCAATTACACAACTCATTTGGATAGGCAGACTTTGAATTGGCTCTTCTTTTGTCATGAGTAATTTCCACTGCTGAACTATGTTCACCAAATATGATACATTTTAACTTCTTATTTACCTTGGTGAAAGAAGCTAGACAAGTAAGAGCGAAAGTTACTGAACAACAGAAGGGCAGTGGTGAGGAGTTGAAAGGAGTGTATACCTGCTAACTTTCTTTGACAGAAGGCTGTGTTGATTTCTGATAATGGGAGCAATTCCTACAAACATACAGTGACAAAACTAGGCAGTGGGGGaccattttggagatagtgaccataattcagtaaaATTTGAGATGATTATGGATAAAGGCAAAGATGGAATGAATATAATTGGGGGAAGGCCGATTTTAATAAGACAAGATCTGGACTGGAGCACCTACATGCAGGAAAATTCACATGAGATATAGTTCTATAATGACAGTGTTCCCATAAAAGGCAAAAGGATCAACTAATTCCAGAGAATTCTGGatgtcaaagatgtgcagaattGGGTAAGGAAATGAAAGGAAGGTTATGGTAGATATCGAAGACTGAAAATAGCAGATGTCTTTAAGGAGGATAGAAAGTGAAGGGTTGCTTATAAAAACAATTAGGAGACTACGAAGGAGACATTAAAAAAACCTGGCGGGTAACATTAAGGAAAATATAAGtgcattttatatatatattaggGATAAGAGAAAGAGTAGCACCCATTAGGAACTAAAGTGGTTCcctgtgtgtggagccagaagGTGTCGCTGAGATCTTAAGTCAGCAGTTTGTTTCTGGATGGTTGCATCTCTCTTTCTGTGATGCATGAAACAATAAAAACGAAGTTTAAATGTTCCAGCCAGCCTGTGTATTTAGCTCTACAGTAGGATTTTAAAGAAGTCCTTTGTATGCTGTTGAGATGGCTGACCAGCATGTCTGTAATGGGTGGGATTAGCAGGAATTTCTGTTTCAGGCAGATTGATGTATTTCGATTCTTTCCACTTTGGCACGATAAATGTTTGAAACATCATAACGGCTAGAAATGTACATACAAACTAGTCTTGGGATCAtagaaaattataatttataaACTTGAGATTTGGTTTATCAGGTTAGCACAGGGATATTTCTCCATAACTTACATTTAGCTTAATCCCAATCTGTCATGTACTTTGCACTGCAATTTACAAGTATTTTTGAGCAACGGATTCATTTATAAAAGAAATAGCGAACTTCACTTCAAACATTTGAAGCACAGAATTCCAAATATACACTAAGAAAAAAAGTAATCACCTTTCAATTCTATGCATGTCAACATAAATGTGTGCCCTTTCATTATAGCTGACTAATCAGTGGAAAACTTTTGTCACTATTTACTTAATTATAATCATTAACCTTTAACCGGGTCAACCATTATCCTTTCAGTTCTTTCTTTTTATGTCCTTACTCAGCTTGTACCAAATTTCACAGATGTTATCTAAAATCAGCACTTTGTACTAACTTCTGGAATGTATGGCTTGGATCTATATCCAATGGTTTAATTTGTTTTCTCATCACCTTATATCTTTGAGCTATCACTTCTACTGATGGCTGGTGTCAGGTGTCACACCTGCCAGTTTGAGAGCTGCAAGAGACATACACTGCCTCTTCCAGGGAAGATCCGATAAGCCACACATCCACATATCCACAGACCCGGTAAGCCACATACCCAAGCATCAGAAAGGCCTGTGGTAGCCTTCCCTTGGAATCTAAACTCCTGGGGAAGATATTCCCTCCAGTGAGAGTTGCTCATGCTCAGTAATGTCACTAAGGATCCTGATGAAAGATTACCCTCAGAGACCTAGAATTCAGGGAAGACATAGAAGAAAGGTAAATAATGTGAAGCGTTGTCGCTCATGCTCTGAGTCATGGCTAGAAAAAGTGTGGGCATACCAGAAACAAAAAGTCAGGAGGGTGTTTTCCTAATGGGCACTGCTTGTCTAATATCCAGTGTCTTGATTTGGCTTTGGAGCAAGGAACTCTCAGACTTTCTCTAAGCTGACAAGCTGCCTGCAGGATAGCAGCTATCATAAACaccacacagtgagagacaaactGCAGCTGGCTTAATCCCAGTAACATCAATCTGAGGCcctcaaagttttaaaaaattctccACATAGGAATTATTGGCTGGGCAAGATGGTCAAATTTCCACCAGGAACTTGACTCTGCCAGAGCTGGCATGGTGATGAGATGTAGGTATATCACCACCTCATCTAATTAAGTGATGTAATCTACATCTGTACTCTGAATCCCTGAGCTCCTCTACTCCAATTAAAATATTATAATATAAGAAATAATCTTACATACTACTTCACATTTGTTTCCATTGAACTTTATATCACCTTTATGCCCAGCGTGCTACTGTATGTTCTTCTGCAATCTTTCCAAATGGTCACAATTTTCCAAAACATCCATTTTGAACTCATTAAATTTCAATAAGGATTCCTAAGTGCTTGAGTCGAGATTACTTATGGATTGTGCAGCCATGAGTCAGCCACTAGAGAACTTTGTAGATTACTGGTCATTGTACCTTTTCATTCTATAAAAGTCCCTTTTAGTTTTTATTTGATTGTAGGGATGCGGTCCGTGCAGTCAAGGCCAGTTTTAATGCAAAAGCTGAGTTggcttgagaaggtgttggtgtgcCTTCTCCTTCAACTGCTGAAATTCTTCTCATGACAGTGCTTTCACGTTGATGTTGGGTATACAATTCAAGGTCACTGATCCAGTGAAACTGAAGGAACAGAAATGTATGGCAAGACAGAATGGTGTCCTGCACATTTGTCCATGACATGCCGGCATAGGGAGTTTGGTAATGTGCCTTCTGGTTGGCTCTGCTGAATGGGAAGGTGAATAGGACTAGTGGAGAGAGACATGACAACAGAACATGCCAGTATGAACCTTCTCCACAACATCAATATAAgccccaccatcttctctccaggATCTTACATTCAGTCTTTCACTGCTATTGTATCTACCTCAACTTACACTCTCCCTTCGTACTATTGCCTACAATGTGTAACCACATTTGCATGCACTTATGCATTCCAACCCACGACACCACTAACGCTGCATAATCTCTGTGCTACCTACTCACTTGCTTAGGACACATCCCTATCTACAGCAACAATAGCAGCTTTGGCATTCACTTTTATCTCCTTTAATACCCGCTTCTCATTCCAGAAGGAAAACAGCTtacaatagggcagaaagagtcaagacgAATAGTGAGCTACCTGACTTTTGACTCTTCACTCATTATGTCGATAGGATCCTAACTCTGACCTTGAGTGGCTGCCTGGTTGTATTAAAGCtcctggactggtatcagagcCATTTGTTTGATTTACTTGCCAGAACATGCTGAGAAAAGGCCATCCCTCTTGATGTGACTGAGATCTGCTGACAATCATGACAAACTTCCTGCTTATGTCCCTGCACTAACTGGCAAGGCAAGACAGGAGTAACATGAGCATGGCAGCTCCGGCTGAGAAGGTAAAGCATGCAGAGACAAGGTACGGATGGTGTGGGCACTCAAGTAGGCTTGGAGTGAGTGAATGCTATAAGTGAAAAGCTGTGAGATGCAACATGGACCAGAACATGGTCAGGGTAAATGTCCTTGAGCACAGTTTCCTTGCTGCAGTAATGCAATAATAGTTCTTGCCCAAGGTGCAGCACTGAAGAGTCCTGAGTGAATCAAAGATGTGTCATTTGAGTTCCTAGTGGCTGGCACTTTTGGATGCCAATGACCATGTACATGGGGTGTGTGGTTGGAGTTCATGGAGCATGCTCTGAGATTTGGTGCCTGGAatccaacatggaggtcctttGGAGCAAGCAGTGAGTTGAATTCATCAGAAACTTGTTCTGATTACCTAGTTGGGTTTTCTTGACACCAGACATGTTTGATGCCTTCAATAAGGTAGGGAAAAATCAATATTATTGAGTTGTATCAGGTGTCAAACAATCGATAAACTCTCGTTGTTGCCTAATGGGAAACTTATTGTGCAGCTTATCAAAAGCAAAAAAGATAATGCAAGATGTCGAGTTAGGTCTCTGGACTTTccatctgattctgccacaagTCTTGCCAGAGCCCACACACTCAGACCCTTCAGAATGTGAAGATCCACAGTGTCTGACTTGCCCTTATAGTGACAGTTTTGATGTGGATcgagagtgtcgtgctggaaaagcacagcaggtcaggcagcatccgagaagcaggagaattggcgtttcagggcgtaagcccttcatcaggaaacctcgattctcctgctccccggatactgcctgacctgctgtgcttttccagtgccacactcttcaactctgtccagcatctacagtcctcactttctcccagtttggATGCGCCTCATTTTTGTGCCTTCTCATCTACCCAGGATGTTAGATGTGGGGATTCAGCAGTAGCAGTACCACCAAA harbors:
- the lgi2a gene encoding leucine-rich repeat LGI family member 2a gives rise to the protein MGSLNKSLAFLSAAVGISLLSGAQLRKPGRCPARCSCTRDAVMCVGTSSVPRIAPNDIISLSLVNGSYREITEGMFSNLPFLQLLLLNSNSVTSIKDDAFAGLPHLEYLFIENNKIESISKHAFRGLRDLIHLSLANSDIRSLPRDVLSDLDSLVELDLRGNELQCDCKTKWMTTWLKSINATVTNVFCAGPPEHKGKKLIDLTASDFDCMSTEFVLHQVLPYESISVNAFSFKDDVYVAIAEPNVGNCRVLEWSYIEMNFRSYDNITGQSIVGCKAVPIQEQVFVIVAQLFGNSVIYKYNESWTKFVKFQEINVSQISKPNDIEAFQIENEWFFIIVDSSKAGLSTIYKWSGKGFYPYQTLHEWFRDTDSEYVNIDGKSCLILTSQSQDPTIFEWNKKTKQFVQQSTMQHMEDVIAVESFRIKNDLFICLTKFIGDSKIMKWNTTHFVEVQDLPSRGSMILQPFSFNDRHYLIVGSDYTFSQIYIWDNQKKAFTKFEEMYVQAPRSFTAVSTDRMDFLIAASFKGSTQIFEHAIVDLSL